In Felis catus isolate Fca126 chromosome A2, F.catus_Fca126_mat1.0, whole genome shotgun sequence, the following proteins share a genomic window:
- the HOMER3 gene encoding homer protein homolog 3, whose protein sequence is MSTAREQPIFSTRAHVFQIDPATKRNWIPAGKHALTVSYFYDATRNVYRIISIGGAKAIINSTVTPNMTFTKTSQKFGQWADSRANTVYGLGFASEQHLTQFAEKFQEVKEAARLAREKSQDGGELTSPALGLTSHQVPPSPLVSANGPGDEKLFRSQSADVPGPAERERLKKMLSEGSVGEVQWEAEFFALQDSNNKLAGALRDANAAAAQWRQQLEAQRAEAERLRQRVAELEAQAAAEPPSVSEKEGPGQSLEQLEALVQTKDQEIQTLKSQTGGARDALDATEREETQQKVQDLETRNAELEHQLRATERSLEEARAERERARAEVGRAAQLLDVRLFELSELREGLARLAEGTP, encoded by the exons ATGTCCACAGCCAG GGAGCAGCCCATCTTCAGCACAAGGGCGCACGTGTTCCAGATTGACCCGGCCACCAAGCGGAACTGGATCCCAGCGGGCAAGCACGCGCTCACTGTCTCCTACTTCTATGATGCCACCCGCAATGTCTACCGAATCATCAGCATTGGGGGTGCCAAG gccATCATCAACAGCACTGTCACCCCCAACATGACCTTTACCAAAACCTCCCAGAAGTTTGGACAGTGGGCAGACAGCCGTGCCAACACTGTCTATGGCCTCGGCTTTGCTTCTGAGCAGCATCTGACCCAG ttTGCTGAGAAGTTCCAGGAAGTAAAGGAAGCAGCGAGGCTGGCAAGGGAGAAATCTCAGGATGGCGGGGAGCTCACCAGTCCAGCCCTGGGACTCACTTCCCACCAG GTGCCCCCAAGTCCTCTCGTCAGCGCCAACGGCCCCGGCGACGAGAAACTGTTCCGTAGCCAGAGCGCGGACGTCCCCGGCCCCGCAGAGCGCGAGCGGCTCAAGAAGATGCTGTCCGAGGG CTCCGTGGGCGAGGTGCAGTGGGAGGCCGAGTTCTTCGCGCTGCAGGACAGCAACAACAAGTTGGCGGGCGCCCTGCGAGACGCCAACGCCGCCGCCGCCCAGTGGAGGCAGCAGCTGGAGGCCCAGCGTGCAGAGGCCGAAAGGCTGCGGCAGCGG GTAGCAGAGCTGGAGGCCCAGGCAGCTGCGGAGCCACCCTCAGTCAGTGAGAAGGAAGGGCCAGGCCAGTCACTGGAGCAGCTGGAGGCGCTAGTGCAAACCAAGGACCAG GAGATCCAGACACTGAAGAGTCAGACCGGTGGGGCCCGCGACGCCCTGGACGCCACCGAGCGCGAGGAGACGCAGCAGAAGGTGCAG GACCTGGAGACCCGCAACGCCGAGCTGGAGCACCAGCTGCGGGCAACGGAGCGCAGCTTGGAAGAGGCGCGGGCCGAGCGGGAACGGGCACGGGCTGAGGTGGGCCGGGCCGCACAGCTGCTGGACGTCAGGCTGTTTGAGCTGAGCGAGCTGCGGGAGGGCCTAGCCCGCCTGGCAGAGGGCACGCCCTGA